Proteins encoded in a region of the Mercenaria mercenaria strain notata chromosome 1, MADL_Memer_1, whole genome shotgun sequence genome:
- the LOC123534550 gene encoding uncharacterized protein LOC123534550: MEEIQKHRVERDKKYSRRVEKKPDDTDMLAKNTATPYSKTLSMNKNKINAAITTANQQAKRQFVSKRNEDLKSKQADSHKVNRNTNTRIEASERKKGGSVFSGNKNIKVDTASAGQGQLKRQGRNNKHKTESTVTGNTMKPVDTK; encoded by the exons ATGGAGGAAATACAAAAACACCGCGTGGAAAGagataaaaaatattcaag GCGTGTAGAGAAGAAACCTGATGATACAGATATGCTCGCCAAGAATACTGCCACTCCTTACAGCAAAACACtttcaatgaacaaaaataaaataaatgcggCGATCACAACGGCAAACCAGCAGGCAAAAAGACAGTTTGTTTCTAAAAGGAATGAAGATCTTAAAAGCAAACAAGCCGACTCACATAAAGTTAACAGAAACACAAACACAAGAATAGAAGCATCTGAAAGGAAAAAAGGCGGTTCAGTGTTTTCGGGAAATAAGAATATAAAAGTAGATACAGCTAGTGCTGGACAAGGGCAGTTAAAAAGGCAGGGTagaaataataaacataaaacagAAAGTACAGTGACTGGAAACACAATGAAACCGGTTGATACAAAATAA